The genomic window CTCTGGGCCAACGAGAAGATCCCGGGCGAGGCGGCCCAGGTCCTCTACTCCCCCAAGCAGTTCGAGCAGGTGAGCGAGCTCGTCACCGAGGACATGGTCCGCGAGGGCACGGTCTGCGGCAACGACGTCGACGAGCACGTGCAGCAGTTCCGCGAGTACGCCGACGCGGGCTACGACGAGGTCTTCATCGCGACGATGGGGCCGGAGTACCCGGGCTTCTTCGAGTTCTACAAGTCCCAGGTGCTGCCGCGGATCCGCTGATCACCCGAGGGTCGCGCGCTCCTGCACCTGCCGACGCACGGTGCGGGAGTGCCGGCCCTGGTTGACCGCGACCGCGGCCACCACGCGCCCCTCCTCCAGCCAGTACGCCGTGAACCTGCCGTCCGTCGCGGAGCCGTCGAGCACGGGAGTGTGCGCCGCGGGCACGCGACCGGTGACCTCGACGTGGTCGCCGTGCCGGTCGGTCCACCACCACGGCGGCGGCAGGTCCGGCACCTGCTGACCCAGGATCGCTGCAGCAGCAGCACGTCCGGACACCTGCGCGAACTCCCAGTGCTCGACGCGCTCGCGCCCGCGGATCTGCGCGACGTCACCCACGGCGAGGATCCCCGGCACCTCGGTCCGGAAGTCGGGGTGGACGAGGATGCCCTGCGCCACACCGACTCCAGCTGCTCGAGCCAGGGCGAGCTCGGGGGTGATGCCGACGCCGGCGACGACGAGATCGCCAGACAGGGCACTCCCGTCCGTCAGCAGGACGCGCAGGCCGTCCGCCGCCTCCTCTACCGCCGCGACGCCCGCCGTCACGAGCCGCACCCCCGCGGAGCGCTGCCGCTCGCGGAGGAACTCCGCCACCAGGGTACCCACCGCGCCGGCCAGCGGCAGGTCGAGCGGGTCGACGAGGACGACGTCGCAGCCGAGGTCCTTCGCGCTGGACGCGACTTCCGCCCCCACGAGCCCGGCCCCCACGACGACGAGGCGGACGCCGGGCGCGAGCAGCACCGCGATGCGCTCGGCGTCCGCGCGGGTCCGCAGCACGTGGCACAGCTGACCGCCGGGGACGGGCAGCGGTCGGGCCCGACCACCCGTCGCCAGCACGACGGCACTCGCCGGCACGACCCGACCGCCGGCGAGCAG from Motilibacter rhizosphaerae includes these protein-coding regions:
- a CDS encoding NAD(P)/FAD-dependent oxidoreductase is translated as MRRAGVVVVGAGLAGVSVAEALRAGGYAEPVTLVGDEPGDPYDRPPLSKEVLADPSTENILRAKEFYTDNAIELVTGTAVREVGPESVLLAGGRVVPASAVVLATGGRARPLPVPGGQLCHVLRTRADAERIAVLLAPGVRLVVVGAGLVGAEVASSAKDLGCDVVLVDPLDLPLAGAVGTLVAEFLRERQRSAGVRLVTAGVAAVEEAADGLRVLLTDGSALSGDLVVAGVGITPELALARAAGVGVAQGILVHPDFRTEVPGILAVGDVAQIRGRERVEHWEFAQVSGRAAAAAILGQQVPDLPPPWWWTDRHGDHVEVTGRVPAAHTPVLDGSATDGRFTAYWLEEGRVVAAVAVNQGRHSRTVRRQVQERATLG